In the Pogona vitticeps strain Pit_001003342236 chromosome 2, PviZW2.1, whole genome shotgun sequence genome, TCAAAGCACAGTCCAAAATGCTGGTATGTTTAAGCCACAACACCAGTAACTCAGTGGAAATGTTTTAATTTGCCCAGGCATTTGAACTGCTCTTGTATTTCAGGTAGGATCTTTAactgttgttgtcatcatcaatATATTGTATTCTTCATTTTTACTTTGTATGCTGCTCTGGGATTCAAGGTCTAAtagcagaaaataaaaacatctataataataaaagtaattgACTGTGCATATGTTCACCATAGCTCCAGGACTATGAAATTTGGTATTTGTATTCCAAAACACCAGGcgcagtcaaaattataaaagcattgactggtattatggtatataacagatactgtacaagttttaaccaaaaacctaagtatatgttaaatattggtgcagtgtATATGCTTctcctaatattgccttttttgtagcacTGATGGTAtaaatttctgagatctgcaactgcttatagtacttggtgaaatttattgatattgttccaaagccccagtgagtacagggaccactgaagcgTGTTTTTTCTAGAGACatgatgttttgattgccaggtctctgtactttgttagtttttacaaatctttattttcaactctggcatcccctggaattgcaatgtcaatgatccagacctttattcattctattactactatgtctggtgtgttatgttcaaggtgtctatctgtttggatccagaaatcccacaagatcttgacttcattttcttacaccttctctacctgatgttcccatgggtttttgtaggtcggaaagttatattttttgcataatgaccagtgcactaactttgccactctatcatgtctaactttgtaatctgtttgtgcaatctttggacattcacagattaGGTGTGAcagagtttcatctttttcttggcagagttgacgtttgctgttagcactaattccttggatcttagctttcatcacattagtttggagtgcttgttcttatgcagcaaaaatcaagactTCAGTTTCTTTAagtgtccccagttttagccatgctcatgttgaattatgatcatgctttccttCAATATTTCTTAGGTGTTATCCATGTACTGGTTTATTTTCCcagatgtttattttcttttcaaattgttgtttcttatattgaggctttggttgttttttaaaatattctccattttcactgctttcagtaatttttgttctgcttgtactgatattaTAATTTaggctctttttttcttcctatgctacctgctatatttgcagtaatccatggcctctgatttttcgtggtaaatataatctgtccatgtCTCTtattggatgtagtgcatgatgcatgttcattagtttccatatttctcaatccaattcttctaattcgttttgcatccaatctgttattccagctgggtttctaattactggaatggaacatgtgtttatgactttgattgtactttccccatttaattttgattctaAGATTTTCTGCAGTATTTTGATGTATTCTATTTCTGTCAGCTCTTTAACTTATGTGTACAccatgttgtctgcttctagtattccaaggtatgtataatttcatcacttgagagtgattttataatattgccattttaaactctattccatctagtttttggatcttgccatggtgtaagGACAAAGCTGCACATCTGTCAATtctaaatttcatttggatatctttactaaatatttgcactgtgtttagcagtgattctatctctgtggtactttttgcatatagttttaggtcatccatgtataacagaggattgattttttcctgcttgttctgaaatatggtagtccaatccagttttatttaatattattgacATGGGAATTAGTGAGATGTTCAACAGGAGTGGTGACAATGAATCTCCTTGGAATATTCCTTTTTTGATACTAACCTcccagtttcttcaccatgggccattaagacggttttccatttttccatgtttttcttcaggaatttctgaatgtttttactaatccaaaAAAAATTTAGGCatgtgttaatccagctgtgtggcaatcagtcaaatgcctttttatagtctatccaggccatgctaaggtttgctttttgtctttttgcattcttcagtaaaattttatcaataagcagctggtCTTTCGTGCCccttgactttttaaatttccctttcaGTTCAGTTGGGtacagggagttttcagttaagtaattatatattgatcttgcaagtactcctgtgaggagcttgaacattgttggaatgCATGttattggttgataattactgggttcattaccattttgattatttttattatcaggaatgtgcagcctgttgttatccaatcttcagttgtagaattttgaagtcagttattaaattgcactgctatacattgatggagacttgttggatgctttaaccaaaatctgtgcagctcatctggaccaggtgcactccaatttttcacaacCTTACTCATTTCAATTGTTATtgcaatatcatccatttgttttccttgactttctttacaaatgtctttaacccatgaggcatttttgttatgtttgGTTGGGCTTTCTCACATTTCTGTCCAGAATTTTAGAGCATAATCTTTACACAGGCCTAATTTCTTTAGTTCTGCATTTTCttctagtgatgtatagaatgaTCATTGGTTATTTCGAAATtccatgttttctctatattgtttcaagcgttcatcatatctttcttttctttgctgcagctgTTATCCGCTGTTTTAGTTCTTCCATCATTTCAACTAcagtattattttcctttctaggtcatatattttacaTAATCTGTCTTTTACTTTTcgtttttaagttttgaatctttcaaatgttttaagtTGCTGATGTCTGCACGTAAtctgtttatttttccttccaggtgatttttccattttggagtgtcAGGAGATTTCTGGCTATTTTGCAGCTTGCAACCAAATTCTATggttatggtagctgtgctatacatgagctggtttgtttcctttggcGTGTTCATTGGGATTGTTCTGATAACTACATTTGCATCATCCAGTAGAttttttactggtttactttgtaattggcacaaattggggagcctttgtctttctgtgttctgactAATAtggtttattattttttccctcagtgatgtttgccgttctgtcaactcataatttctgggttgttccatacaTTGTTCCTTaactgatatgttttcttccactactgTGTCtgcctctaccctccatttgccTTCCGTACTAtgttcattgttctgtgttgatttttcttctgcaaccttttctagttcttgcaattccagttctgaaaacactttacccCTGataataaaccttctctggtccattaatcgttgTTCAGATGTCACTAGCTGGgcgtttccttttccaaatttctatcattcttttttgaaaaaccaTGGAATGTTGGGTTTGCCTTGTAATAACAttgaataatttctttcttttcggTGAGGGTCCAAATTTTGCGTTTACATTGTTCCTGTAGCTTTGCCACAGCCTGTCCCAGTTCCTCAatagggtctgctgagccctgtagcccatttgtcaccaaatGCCACAGGGCTATGGCATCTGacgtggtccttgttgacccgggcAATGActgatctggtatggatttctgtctATTTCCTATcctcataattgatggttggtggacggAGTTGGTCTggtttctcagctgagacctgtctggcttgggagactcTTCAGCATTGCTCTCACTGAAGCACTTAggcccctctgcctcaacaaggcctgtgcccatggaggagTTATTATCATTATCGTTATTATATTGTGAGGTCTCTATATTTTGttgatttttccagttttttattttcaactctggcatctcctggaattgcagtgtcaataatccagacattagagagggagggagaaagaaattccTACTGATTGGATAAAGGTAGTGGAAGAAAGTGAGCAGAAGGAAAGGCTGAATCGGCACAAGCTGGACAGTGAGACGGAAAACAATTTGAGAAGAGAatgagcagcaggaaaggagtTAAAGCATTTGGGGATGGGGAAAGAGCAGTGATATCTAAGCCACGCAAACGTGGGCACCACTGTTAGTGAATTGATTGTTGTTATGGGTTCTCAAGTCACCTATGATTtctggcaaccttatgaatgagtgatctctaaaatgtcctgttctcaatagccctgctcaggtcttgtaaacttaAACTTGTGGTTCCTTGacttgagtcaatccatttcatatttggccttcctcttttcctgctgccttccacctttcccagcattattgtcttctccagagaaccctgccttctcatgatgttcccaaagtagggCAACCTACTATATTGCAACATATATACTaatgcttcccaactttgggtccccagatgttcttggacttaaaactaccagaaatcctagctagtacagctagtggtgaaggcttctgggagttttagtccaatggGAACCATTGCATAAGGGGTGCATTCATGTGCTTGTTTTCCAATGTGGTACTGTATAAACCAGTAATGACTTGTATTTTACACAGGACAATGCAGGGTCACCTCTGTGGAAAAGAAGGAATATGCAGAGATCTGACGcacaaaactgaaataatttaaaaaacaagaggAAGGTGTTTCAGCCTTCCAGAAAACTCTGTCACAGACTTTAAAGTAGCTGTGCTGGAGCAGAAGATGTTCTAAAAGGGGAAGAGGCCAGGTTGAAACTGCTGAATGACAAAACATCAAGAGCTTCCCTCCTGTCCTGATATCCCACAATGGGTGAAAATTAGCTTAGCAATGCCAGGATGTTTGTGTTGCCTTCAGAACTGCTTTGTGAATGGCTGTTGTGCTTCTTTTACATACATTGACACTTAAACAACACAATTGGCACTGTCTGTGTTCACTTCCCTCCACTTCACAACTTGCTCTCCCCCTCCAGATTCCCACTGCATGTCTGTTCAGAGATAGTAGCCAATGTAGAATCATAATGCTGTCTAGATGTGATTTATCCCCCTACAACTCACCTAATTCTCAGCCCATGTGGTGGCCATGAAAACTGGATGATAAGAATTGCGGCTCTACATATCTGGAGGGCACTAGGGTGGCAAAGATTGCCTGGATCTCTAGTTCACAAAAGAGATGCCTccataaatgttttatttttgaatatGCCACAAGTCTCTTTGTCCTCAAACAGTGAACTTCAGAAGATATACTAGTTCATTAAACAGCAGGGAGCATTTTACATAACAGAGAAGCAGCATttaaaccagagtttggaaacatcaCCTTTACATCACTATAACTCCAAGAGTCTtgtttggggattctggaagctgcagtcaaaAGTAGCAACCCTCTTCCAGGAACTAATTTATATGATACTCAGCACTTCCTGAAGTGCTACAGCCCGTCATCTCATTCAGACTAACATGCAAATTTGTTTTAAACTCTTTTAGGAAGAAaggggatataaatataacagaCAAATTacacattacagtattttatcATACCTATAGCAACAATAAATAATTGAGAAAGATGGCAAGGATCGCAGTACCTACAGGACCATCATATAATCTCCCATACAAGCAGAGTGATAACTGAAGATTTTGcaaataaggttttttttataAACTatatatatggagcaagaaatgcctggtaTTCAaactgaagagggaaaaaaacaggcACTAGAAATCTACAGACACTAGAGATCTAATTCCAAATATACATTGGCCAGTGGTGCCaggaatttcaaaagaaaatcagtttgtgttTTATATGTTACACTACAGCAAAGCTTCTGGAAGACAAgatgcagctggaaaaaaaatgctaggaaaagatgaaggcagtaggaaaagaagaaaactacaCATTAGATGGATTAACTAGTTAACTAAAGCCATAGCCTTTACTTTGCAAGGCCAGAGCAGAATGTTAATAAGAGGATCTTCTGGAGATCATTAATTTAGAAGGTCACCATACTTCCAAAGTGATTTACagaacataaaaacaattaagtGAATCCTTTTCAAAGCTAAAACAAAATAGCAATTAATGATCaatttttaagtttttttaagaGGCAAAAGTAAGGACtcaattacttttattttgtggAAATAATTGCCATTTAGAAGTCTTCAGCTTCACTGGACTATGCCCATGATACTACACCAGCTTGTGATTTCAGGACCTATAACAGTGACTTGACAATGTTAACATATTTTTCTACCCCAACAATTGCTACCAGTAGACAGTAGGGGTACAAACTGGGTGAAAGTTTTGGTCCCAGCAAAGAACATTTCCATATTCCACTCTAGAATAGAATGAAACAGGCAGTTATAAAGACGGCCTTTCCTGTTCTGGACATGCAGCAACTTAATTTTAACAAACGAAACCTACAAtttacttttctctttctgcaAAATATCACGGTCAAGGTTTTTGTATCCAGagaccagattttaaaaaaaaaaatccagccgcTCGCCTCCCGACAGCGATGGTGGCAGTGGGGACCCAgtgccgggaggctgagcctggacAGGATGGtcagcctcctggtgctgggcctctgctccccccccgccgctgaatcccttttcctaaccgttggggcaaaagagctacaaagaagcaacctcttcgcCAACAATGGTTTGAATTTACCGCCTTTCCTCCCTGCCCTTTTCGGAAGTCGAAGCTCCGggcgcaagtcgaagcaaaattttgcagccggagctggtcgtaacttgaaatggtcgtaagtaggggcatttgtaagtcaaggcaccactgtactgactagGAGACCCATTCTTCTCTCCCAAGGCTGGATGattctccctctctgtcttgGATGGGCTCTGGAAGCAGGGTCAAAGGTCATCTAAGCATCTAGGCTAGCAGGGTTTGACcgcaaaaaaaaaagtgcccaTGTGAGAGCAATTGGAAGAGCAATTCCACTACCATCATCCAGAGACAACCCACAGTCTAAGGCACCAGAAGAGCAAGGAAAGAGACCACAAAACAGATGATCCAGACCTGGAGTTACTACACTTCTACCACTCTTCTAGCAAATGACCTTGCAATAAGGCTGAGACTTAAAAACTTTTGCTCATGGCTCTCCATCCAGGGCTCAGCTGCACTTAATTAAAGGCACTCCAACGTCAGAGCTTCTCACATGGAAAGTCTTCCTTCATAGAAGTCATTTTACCCCTGAGGAACttctctacctctctctctctttctctctgcaagCAGGTACTGCTTTGTGTAGCTACCCTGGTAATTTTTATACTGCTGTTCTCAGGAGACagttcaggctctttggctgaaacagagtaagcccattgaataaCAGAAAGTTACAGCacagttgacccaccaaatctccactaattcaatgggcctgcttttGTTGTGAATTATTACTGATTAGCCAGTATCTGATTAAAGGTTCTTGGAGATGGAAGGTAGAGATACACTCAAAGACCTCCAGACATTTTAGGACAATCAGTAGCTTCTTTTGGCCCAGCCTGGCCCAAACAGGATTTTTCCGGCAAAGGTCTAGTACTGTCAAAACTGAGAGCAGaattttgaaaaagttacttctttcagttacaactcccataatcctcacTGGGCAGACTGGTTAGGTATTATGGGAATCATAGTTCTGAAGGTACTATTTCTAACTTTGGATTAAGACATCAAATGGATTAGATGACAACTTTCAGAATCTTCAATAGCTATGTTGGCTatggattatgggaattgtggTCTAAATGGTacaatttccaaactctgataaaGACTGCAACTTAAAACATATCTGAGCAATAAGCATTATTGTTCTTTTGAGAGATTTGTCTGCAATTCTGTCATTCTTAGTAAGAACGTCTGATAACCTGCTGGCTATGAAGGCTAGTCTTGTTTTTAGGCATCATCTCAGAATACTTTGCCAAGCACATGGTGCTCACTTTTAAtttgtgtttgctgttttttgccTGCCTCCCCCTTGCAGTTTAGTTAGGTCCTTCTGGAGTTCTTCGACATCTGCTTGAGGGTGACACCAACACATCCTACATGACTGTGGTGTTCACTGTTCTGTCTCTGGCTGGAAAGGTTGACCAGCCTTCATAACTTACCAGCTGTTACTAGGCCTGCATGAAAGGGCTCTGTATGAAAAGCTTCTTCCTTCTCAACATATTGGAAACAAAGGGAAACAACAACTGCTTGAACAGGAAATTGCTGCAACATCCTTGATTTGGACACGATACTTGGGTCAAGTTTGATGGCCACTGGAAAGGGCTTCCTGATTTGGGATAAAAGGAACACGACGGTCGCAAATGTATGCACACTGACCTGGCACTGAGTGatacttacttctgagtagatatgtaaGAGGCACTGGCTTGACATTATCCCAAACTCTCTCCTTCCTGGACCCTCTCTCCTGTCAGTGCCAGTGGGAGGGCGGCTCTTAGAAAAATAGAGAAGGGGAAAACCCCACATTTGCTTTTTATCCAGAATCATGGAAGATTCAGAAAGTGGTGCTTCTTCCACTCTTGGTTCTCCCGCTTTGACCATATGATTGCACTTTAGAGAAAAAAGTAGCAAACGACTATGCACACCACAGTTGCAGCTTAGctcctcttccccttctactGAAAAAGGAGTGGCTGGCCTTCCCATTAGCTGAACAACTTCCTAACAAATGCAGTATTCTGTCTCCCAACAGTGACCTCTCCTGGTGATCGCTGACAAACATCTCTCCATTTTCAGCCAACAAacacttgaattttaaaaaaagggatgtgCCTTCAAACTGTTCCCAACCTAAGGCCACCCCACGGACGTTCCTTGCACAACTCTGAGGGGGATCTCAACTTTTCTCACCCATGTGAGCTCCCAACACAATCTTCTTTTGCCTTGCTGTTCAGTCCTAGATGACTCTCGCTTCCCATTCTCTGCTATATTGGCCTCCCCAAACTGTTCTCCATGGCCTACCCCAAGCAGGACTATCCCTCCCCgtcaagaaaacaaaaagactttggcaGCCCAGAGATTTCCTTTCAATTAATTCAGGGCTTCCCGGGAAGAGACACAGGAGGTGGGGGCCCTTTTAAAATGGCAAGGCTGATCTCAGAGCAGGTCCAGACCAGGGCGGTGGCTGCTCGCCTTTTTGCATCAGCACCTGGGGAAAAGACAGTCTTGTGCCCCCTGGTTTCTACCACTCCTTCCTCCAGGTGGACTCCTAGTTCCTCCCCAGCCTCCACCTTTCCTGCCATCACCGGAGGCGAGAGCCTTCCTGCCTTGGTGCTGAGCCATGGTCACCATGGAGCATCAGAGATGATACCCAGGCTTCTTTCTGGTTCCATGGTTATAGCCTTTTCTTAAGCAGCCCCTCTGCAGAGGATGGAGACTAAAGCTCTCGTCCTTCTGGGGCTGGACGGAATCAACTGTTTTGGACTATGGGTGGCCGCCGGCTGGAAAAAGTCCATAGGGGTGGAACACTTGACACATttagaagaaggaggggggggtcTTTGTGGTGCTAGATTCCAGCCTCCTGCTTCTCAGAGTAAGCATCCGGATGACTTTGGGAAGGCCACAAGGAGGAACCTTTGCGACCACTTCGGGGTAATTCCAAACTGTTAAAAgtaaatatttcatttgtttaacATAGAGATTGTAACCAACAGAACTGTTGAAAGATGTGTTCTTAATCAAGAATGTATCTCCTGgaggatatatttatttaaatgcagcACAAAGGCACcatttatatattaaaagaatctggattttttttaatttaaaaaaagaagtttagATTTGGAAGTGTTGACCTGAAAACAGACCTCTAATTGAGATTATTTGCCAGCTTGCTGCTGGTGGACAAAGTATATGGAAAGATTTAGCTGACTCCGAAATTAAGCCACCAGGATTTTCTAAGTTCAAGCTGCAATcagcacatatttttaaaatgaagcttcATAAGAGAGATAAGCAGTAAAGATGTAACCACAGTGTCATGCTGAACAGAAGGAAGCAGACAGTCCAGAGGCATCCTTTGGTTCTGAACTAGGATCAATGTTGCCTAGGTCTTGTGGGTAGGATAAAAATTTAGCCATGTTTACAGTGTACCCACTGAAGTCAGTGGGACATTTTATTCATCACTAactgaagtcccattgattttaatgggtctAGCCTAAGCACAGAAGAGTCTGTGCCTGGTCCGTTGTTTGCACAGAAGCCTATATGCGTAAATGTCACTTCAAAGAGGTCTTAAACAACAAACATAATCATAATCCTAAAAACCACTGTACTCATCAGATGTGCCTTGCATTCTGTGTTTATTAGCTGGGGTGAACAAAGTGCAGCCCTCTTGATGCTGCCAGACTGCACCTTTCATCAGCCCCAGGCCAGCAAGGCCAATTGTGAGAAAACCTAGGaaatgcagcccaagaacacttgGAAGGGCCACTCTTTGTCACTCTCTGTTTTTTAGACCCTTGGGCATAAATAAAGTTCAACATACAGCCATCAGGCAGGAACATCACCCAGATTCCCCTACTCCATACAGATCATGACTTCTGATCAGACTTCATGAGCCTGGTTTTGCTGAAACCCCAGCAGACATTTATTCCAGCACTTGCTCCAGCGCATTTCATACTGAACATACATATACATTCGTGGGATTTGTACCCACAGTAGGTAAGCTAAGGCTTAAAACTAAAGTTCTCCTCATAGGTCACGAGGTTCCTGGTGTGAAAGGAAATGGTTTCTGTCTGCCAATACATGAGCGGCGTTGAACTGGTCCATCCAGTTCCTCGTAAGGTGGGTCCCATGGCTACCGTCACCCCGAGAGCATGCGGTGACTTGCCATCACCCGCTCCACTGGACTAAGACCGGCTGGAGTGGCCTGACTCTTTTGCACTTTCCAGTCTGGGGGCCTTCAGCACACTCAGCTTCTTGGGTAGTTTAGCGCTGGCCTTCATCAGGACTTCGTGCTCAATCTTCTTACGGATGCCAACCTCCAAAttctgtagagagagagagagagagagagagtctgggtTTGTAAAAGCACTGTTAAGACAATCACTAATCATGCGTACAACGAAGTGTCTTGATTTTCAAATCTGCCATGACTGCTCAGATGAAAAGTCCCACACAAATCCCTCGGGAGGGTAGATTTCACACTTTATTGTGTTtgtttagagcagccattctcaaccttttttttgtcacagccataaacacaataggaAAAGAAATGCAGCCTGAATCTGGATTGTATAAATTCCATAtaaaaccttataaggtggtgggTGAAGAATTGTTCCCAGTTCCGTGGCCCCCCTTCAAAGGTGCTGGGGGGCAGGGGGCCATATGGACCCCACTGAGAATGACTGGTTTAGGGCAAACATGGGGGGGATGTGTGGTCCTCTAGCTGCTGttgggactacaggtcccaggTTGCAGTCCAACTCATATGGGCAGGGCGGGTTCCTCACCTAAGCTATTTCTGTTCAATTCTTCATCAAATATAATTCCAGAGCATggtacaataacataaaacacaATTCACACAATGCAACAGCACTCCAATGCAATGACCCAAACAACACCCTTGAGTTCTAAACTGCACAACAGGCTAGTGAGAATGCCTCTCAATGTGGCTGCCACCTAAAAGAGGACAGGCAAGAGGTTTTATAGATGAGGTGCCACAATGAAGAAGTCTTTCGCTCAGAGACCACATATTTCATGTCTGATGGAGAGCAGTGGTGATCCAGGCATGAGGATGTGGGAACAAGTATTCCTGTAGGTAAGCAGGATTCAAGTTATAGAGGTCCTTCTATCTAGATGAGCACAAATTGGAGATTCAATTTGGAGATTCAATCTGGAGATTCGTACATTCGGCAACACAAGTGCCgtgcattcccttcccctgcctacCCAGCTGGATCCTCCACTCAGCAGCTGGTGtgtgttcctctcctcctcttcagctgtttggacagtctctggcaggagcatgggcttccctgctccGCCttcttggctgattgcccactcagacagggaggcaggacaggcaaacccagGTTCCTcccagggactggttgaacagctgaagacgAGTGTGCTCCGACTTCTGAGTGGATCACTGACCAGgggagaggcaggggaagggaatggcGGCACTTGTGGGGCTATGTGTACGAATGGCCACGAACCTCCGAACTGGGGTTTATGCCCATCTGTTATCCTTCTATATCAGTGCTATGAacatttttaacaaaacaaaactggcagCCAAGAGAATTCTTTCAGTACTAATGAGATGCCTTCGATGTCTATTCTCAGTAAAAGTCTCACACCGAAATTACAATATGGATGGGGAAGCCTTGACCAACCAGATGCTTGGCCTTCAACTGCCACAAAAGCAAGCCATCATAAACAAAGGTTATGGGTTTTTGGAAACTGGGGGCCAAAGTTTCAGTATTCCTCTGAAATACAGCTTCTGAGTTATTTCCAAAAGCAGTATTAcgcagaaaaatctgcagtactCTAACAGAGACTAGGTTACTCTCGTGTAAGAGGCCAGAGTTGGGATACTGCCTTCTAgtgacaaaaaaacaacaattctCCATTGTGTTTCACTGGAAGCACTGAATAATAGGCACTTGGGCCAAAAAACATGTGTTCTAATCGCACAAAAATGAGCTGCTCCAAAAAGGGGTTTTACACTTGATCCTTCAGGAGCACCTTTTGGCAGGGTGAATCAGGAGACAGCTCACCTTTTTCAGTTTCTGCTGCTGGATCACACGTGCCTTCTTGGGAGCAATTACACGGCCTGCAAGAGGAACGCAGCATGAAACAGATGCACTCCCTTTTGCTTCATGTCACTAAATCTCCCATAGTTATGCAGGCCATAGGGGCATATAAATCACAGCCCAACTAAAT is a window encoding:
- the C2H19orf53 gene encoding leydig cell tumor 10 kDa protein homolog encodes the protein MAQGKRKFQARKPASAGKKAAAASAARGPRKGGRVIAPKKARVIQQQKLKKNLEVGIRKKIEHEVLMKASAKLPKKLSVLKAPRLESAKESGHSSRS